A genome region from Sphingobacteriaceae bacterium GW460-11-11-14-LB5 includes the following:
- a CDS encoding oxidoreductase produces MLRLGILGLGEGRSTISASLSSRKFKLIQICDANKKLCEERALEFDFKNWTTRYEDMLTSDKIDMIAIYTPDHLHFEHIKLALEHGKHVVCTKPFIDDLAQANELLELAKKSRKKIFVGQSSRFFEPAKRQRKDFDEGLIGELITIESHYHADHRWFLEKGWSLKQSFKWLYGGLSHPVDFIRWYMPDIEEVMGYGMLSSNGLKAGLKNQDTMHFIFKAKDGRIARVSGAYTGPTQPANRDSGMSCILRGTEGASQADYHELRYSVTTNTGEEKIITWGDSTLKHYFRFEGQSHHAGEYQNYLDYFADSINNNFTAYPDLKEGIGTVALLQAMDQSLETGLPVKVDEILKANHITRESIGL; encoded by the coding sequence ATGTTAAGATTAGGGATTTTAGGTTTAGGAGAGGGCAGAAGTACAATTTCTGCATCGTTGTCAAGTAGAAAGTTTAAGCTCATCCAGATTTGCGATGCCAATAAAAAACTTTGCGAAGAACGCGCTTTGGAGTTCGATTTTAAGAACTGGACAACCCGTTACGAGGATATGTTAACCAGCGATAAAATCGATATGATTGCAATTTATACGCCAGATCATCTGCATTTCGAACACATTAAACTCGCACTCGAACACGGAAAACATGTGGTTTGCACCAAACCATTTATTGATGACCTCGCCCAGGCCAATGAATTGTTAGAATTAGCCAAAAAATCGAGAAAAAAGATTTTTGTAGGGCAAAGTTCACGTTTTTTCGAGCCAGCAAAACGTCAAAGGAAAGATTTTGATGAAGGATTGATTGGAGAATTAATCACCATTGAAAGCCATTATCATGCCGATCACCGCTGGTTTTTAGAAAAAGGCTGGTCGTTAAAACAATCGTTTAAATGGCTGTATGGTGGTTTAAGTCATCCGGTAGATTTCATCAGGTGGTATATGCCTGATATTGAAGAAGTAATGGGTTATGGCATGTTGAGCAGTAACGGTTTAAAAGCCGGACTGAAAAACCAGGATACGATGCACTTTATTTTCAAGGCAAAAGATGGCCGGATTGCCAGGGTGAGTGGCGCTTATACAGGGCCAACACAGCCTGCAAACCGCGATAGTGGCATGAGCTGTATTCTCCGCGGAACCGAAGGCGCCAGTCAGGCCGATTACCACGAACTGCGTTATTCGGTCACCACAAATACCGGGGAAGAAAAGATTATTACCTGGGGCGATTCGACCTTAAAACATTATTTCCGCTTCGAAGGACAAAGCCACCATGCCGGAGAATACCAGAACTACCTGGATTATTTTGCAGATAGCATCAACAATAATTTTACCGCTTATCCTGATTTAAAAGAGGGGATTGGTACCGTGGCATTGTTACAAGCGATGGATCAATCTTTAGAAACAGGTTTGCCCGTGAAGGTTGATGAAATTTTAAAAGCAAATCATATTACGCGGGAATCGATAGGATTGTAA
- a CDS encoding Na+/glucose cotransporter, protein MGNIVERLTSLDYFIVIAYLIVLMIIGYRASFSKKKNDDETLFLANKSLNWSSIGFNMWGTNVGPSMLLAFASIGYSTGIVAVNFDWYAFIFLFLLAIVFAPKYLAAKVSTMPEFMGNRYGDSTQNILAWYALVKILISWLSLGLFAGGFLVRQILGIPMWQSVTVLVAFAGLFTFFGGLKAIAKVNVFQMILLIAVSLSLMLLGLNKVGGISALYEKTPHHFWNLVQPASDPKYPWYAILLGYPVAAVAFFCTDQSMVQSVLGAKDLKQGQLGVSFIGWLKILSLPLFIGTGILCYVLFPGLKDPNEAYMTMVTNLFPPGMNGLVIVVLIAVLVGTIGSSLNSLSTVFTMDIYVKKINPQASNKQIIRIGRWAVVAGCIFAVIVVLAIDSIKGLNLFDVFQSVLGFIAPPLSVVFLLTVFWKRTTRKAVNFTLSIGSILSLGVGVTYLWILPSDQYTFWPHYLMLSFFIFAGLLIIAILISLLDRSPSIYTVNEEHQANIEKPDRTVWISWIALAVVMIALYIFFNGH, encoded by the coding sequence ATGGGAAACATTGTAGAACGTTTAACCAGTTTAGATTATTTCATTGTAATCGCGTACCTCATTGTGCTGATGATCATTGGGTATCGGGCCAGTTTTTCCAAAAAGAAAAACGATGATGAAACCTTATTTCTGGCCAATAAATCTTTAAACTGGAGCAGCATCGGCTTCAATATGTGGGGAACAAATGTAGGCCCGTCCATGTTGCTGGCCTTTGCAAGCATTGGTTATAGCACCGGGATAGTGGCGGTCAACTTCGATTGGTATGCTTTTATATTTTTATTCTTACTCGCCATTGTTTTTGCGCCAAAATACCTTGCTGCCAAAGTAAGTACCATGCCTGAGTTTATGGGTAACCGTTATGGCGATTCGACCCAAAATATCCTGGCCTGGTATGCATTAGTTAAGATTTTAATTTCATGGTTATCGCTGGGCTTATTTGCAGGGGGCTTTTTGGTTCGCCAGATTTTAGGTATCCCGATGTGGCAATCGGTTACGGTGTTGGTGGCCTTTGCCGGACTGTTCACCTTTTTCGGCGGATTAAAAGCCATTGCCAAAGTGAATGTTTTTCAGATGATTTTACTCATTGCCGTTTCGCTTTCATTAATGCTTTTAGGCTTAAATAAAGTTGGAGGAATTTCTGCTTTATATGAAAAAACGCCACATCATTTCTGGAATCTGGTACAACCCGCCAGCGACCCGAAATACCCGTGGTATGCCATATTATTGGGTTATCCTGTTGCAGCTGTAGCCTTTTTCTGTACCGACCAGTCGATGGTGCAATCCGTTTTAGGCGCTAAGGATTTAAAACAGGGACAATTGGGCGTGAGTTTTATTGGCTGGCTAAAAATCCTTTCCCTACCGCTGTTTATTGGTACCGGGATACTTTGTTATGTGCTTTTTCCTGGTTTAAAGGATCCGAACGAAGCTTACATGACTATGGTAACCAATTTATTTCCTCCGGGTATGAATGGTTTGGTCATTGTGGTATTGATTGCTGTTTTGGTGGGCACCATCGGATCTTCTTTAAACTCCCTCAGCACCGTTTTTACCATGGATATTTATGTCAAAAAAATCAACCCACAGGCCAGTAACAAGCAGATTATCCGCATTGGCCGCTGGGCAGTTGTGGCAGGTTGTATCTTTGCCGTGATAGTGGTTTTGGCCATCGATAGTATTAAAGGGTTAAACCTGTTCGACGTTTTTCAATCAGTTTTGGGCTTTATAGCGCCACCGCTATCTGTTGTATTCTTACTAACCGTTTTCTGGAAAAGAACCACTAGAAAAGCGGTCAATTTTACACTATCAATCGGTTCCATACTCAGTTTAGGCGTTGGGGTAACATACCTCTGGATTTTACCTTCAGATCAATATACCTTTTGGCCGCACTACCTGATGCTCTCGTTTTTCATTTTTGCCGGACTGCTGATCATCGCGATTTTGATTTCTTTATTGGACAGATCGCCAAGCATTTATACGGTTAATGAGGAGCATCAGGCCAATATCGAAAAACCCGATAGAACAGTATGGATTTCGTGGATTGCACTAGCCGTCGTAATGATCGCACTTTATATTTTCTTTAATGGGCATTAA
- a CDS encoding alpha-rhamnosidase translates to MKNLKKIILLVIFTCLIAPAFAQKASWIWYPGDFDIYMSNVMQNRRTERGSFFPVFWKMDSHYVLVDFHKEFNLTEAENVKLFVEGTYNVKIDGQAIAGFPKSIQIPAGKHKLSLKVYNQANVPAIFVQGKTVVSDETWLTTFEDKEWIDASGKTSDKSGTTFVSAGSWNLSDPSKLPSAFKLPTVAHLAVKKEKINNGYVADFGKETFGFIKVHGLKGKGRLSLYYGESKEEALSADKCETLDYLDIDLVRKKDSIMPLSKAFRYVNFQPENGVSADSISMLYEYAPVTVRGSFKSSDNELNKIYDVAKYTFHLNTREFFIDGIKRDRWVWSGDAYQSYLMNYYSFFDAPTVKRTLLAQRGKDPVTAHINTIMDYSFYWFLGIYDYYKFTGDQKFVQDIYPRMQSLMTYIDGRKNKNGLLEWMPGDWIFIDWADKLSKDGEVSFEQLLYARSLETMALCAKLANDTEGIAKYDKQAKELKNKIFELYWNQNKSALVHSRVDDKQTENVTRYANMFGIFFDYFTPEQKLAVKKNVLLNDQIAKITTPYMRFYELEALCAMGEQPYVLKEMKNYWGGMLKLGATSFWEEYNPDKKGAEHLAMYGRPFGKSLCHAWGASPIYLLGKYYLGVQPTSPGYENYTIEPNLGGLEWMEGKVPTANGDISVYCNKKEIRVSSATGTGKLRIKSKSKPVVKDAEVRELSKGLYEVTIEKGKDYSVKYSG, encoded by the coding sequence ATGAAAAACTTAAAAAAAATAATTCTACTGGTAATTTTCACTTGTTTGATAGCACCAGCTTTTGCTCAAAAAGCCTCCTGGATCTGGTATCCTGGTGATTTCGATATCTACATGAGCAACGTAATGCAAAACCGCAGAACCGAAAGAGGCTCTTTCTTTCCGGTGTTCTGGAAAATGGATAGCCATTATGTTTTGGTCGATTTTCATAAAGAATTTAATCTTACAGAAGCAGAAAATGTAAAGCTATTTGTAGAAGGAACTTACAATGTTAAAATCGATGGTCAGGCCATTGCTGGCTTTCCAAAAAGCATACAAATCCCTGCCGGAAAGCATAAACTGAGCTTAAAAGTTTACAACCAGGCTAATGTTCCGGCCATTTTTGTTCAAGGCAAAACGGTCGTTTCGGATGAAACCTGGCTAACGACTTTTGAAGATAAAGAATGGATTGACGCCAGCGGAAAAACCTCCGATAAGTCGGGAACGACCTTTGTTTCGGCGGGTTCATGGAATTTAAGCGACCCAAGCAAATTGCCATCAGCTTTTAAATTGCCAACGGTAGCGCATTTAGCGGTTAAAAAAGAAAAAATAAATAATGGTTATGTTGCTGATTTTGGAAAGGAAACTTTCGGTTTTATCAAAGTTCATGGCTTAAAAGGAAAGGGGAGATTAAGTTTATATTATGGTGAATCAAAAGAAGAAGCTTTATCGGCCGATAAATGCGAAACCTTAGATTATCTGGATATTGATTTAGTCCGGAAAAAAGATTCCATTATGCCACTTTCTAAAGCATTCAGATATGTGAATTTTCAACCTGAAAATGGTGTTTCGGCAGATTCTATCTCCATGTTATATGAATACGCACCGGTAACAGTGCGTGGAAGTTTTAAATCTTCGGATAACGAACTCAACAAAATCTACGATGTAGCCAAATATACTTTTCACTTAAATACCCGTGAGTTTTTTATCGATGGAATAAAACGCGATCGGTGGGTGTGGAGTGGCGATGCCTATCAAAGTTATTTAATGAACTATTATTCCTTTTTTGATGCGCCAACTGTAAAACGCACTTTACTGGCTCAGCGTGGCAAAGATCCGGTAACGGCACACATCAATACCATTATGGATTATTCTTTCTATTGGTTTTTAGGAATTTACGATTATTACAAATTTACAGGCGACCAAAAATTTGTGCAGGATATTTATCCAAGAATGCAATCATTAATGACTTACATCGATGGTAGAAAGAATAAAAACGGCTTATTAGAATGGATGCCGGGTGACTGGATTTTTATCGATTGGGCAGATAAACTGAGCAAAGATGGCGAAGTGAGTTTCGAACAGCTTTTATACGCACGAAGTTTGGAAACGATGGCTTTATGTGCCAAACTGGCCAATGATACCGAAGGTATTGCAAAATACGATAAGCAGGCAAAAGAACTGAAAAACAAGATTTTCGAGCTTTACTGGAACCAGAACAAAAGCGCTTTGGTGCATAGCCGCGTTGACGATAAACAAACAGAAAATGTAACCCGATATGCCAATATGTTCGGCATTTTCTTCGATTATTTTACGCCTGAACAAAAACTGGCTGTTAAAAAGAATGTATTGCTTAACGATCAGATCGCTAAAATCACCACGCCTTATATGCGTTTTTACGAGCTGGAAGCATTATGTGCCATGGGTGAGCAACCTTACGTGTTAAAAGAAATGAAAAATTATTGGGGTGGCATGTTAAAATTAGGTGCAACTTCTTTTTGGGAAGAATACAACCCTGATAAAAAGGGAGCAGAACATTTAGCGATGTACGGCAGACCCTTTGGAAAAAGCCTTTGCCATGCCTGGGGTGCCAGTCCGATTTATTTGCTTGGAAAATATTATTTAGGGGTACAACCTACCAGTCCGGGTTACGAAAACTACACGATCGAACCCAATTTAGGTGGTTTGGAGTGGATGGAAGGTAAAGTACCCACAGCAAATGGTGATATTTCAGTGTACTGTAATAAGAAAGAAATCAGGGTGAGTTCTGCAACAGGTACAGGAAAACTGAGAATCAAAAGTAAAAGCAAACCAGTTGTAAAAGATGCAGAAGTTAGAGAGTTGTCGAAAGGCTTATACGAAGTTACGATAGAAAAGGGAAAAGATTATAGTGTTAAGTATTCGGGGTAG
- a CDS encoding IclR family transcriptional regulator — protein MNEKESKYQAPALDKGLDILEYLSAQSIPLSQTEIAIGIEKTPNEIYRMLMSLESRGYILRDEVSGKYRLSLKLFYLSHRHSPIDELRKAAQFPLEELANSIRQSCHLSILYMNQVMVIIHAKSPGPIALSIEEGNLFPLPLTASGKVLLAYMPEAERNTTLKNNAIFKKYAKPQQEDFLSSLTDIQQTGSYFKNSDSVSGVTDISVPIGIEGNNGIIACLTISMLNALNVDQTIANDVILAEAYKCVKKIEQRIGV, from the coding sequence ATGAACGAAAAAGAATCGAAGTACCAGGCCCCTGCATTGGATAAAGGACTAGATATATTGGAGTATTTATCAGCGCAATCGATCCCATTGTCTCAGACTGAAATTGCCATAGGTATTGAGAAAACCCCAAACGAAATTTACAGGATGTTGATGAGTTTGGAAAGTCGCGGTTATATTTTACGCGATGAGGTTTCGGGTAAATACAGGCTGTCGCTAAAGCTTTTTTACCTTTCACACCGGCACTCACCTATTGATGAGTTACGTAAGGCTGCGCAGTTTCCACTGGAAGAGTTGGCCAATAGCATCCGCCAGTCGTGCCATTTGAGTATTTTATACATGAATCAGGTAATGGTGATTATCCATGCCAAAAGTCCAGGACCAATTGCGCTTTCTATCGAAGAAGGAAACTTATTTCCTTTGCCATTAACCGCATCAGGTAAGGTTTTACTGGCTTATATGCCCGAGGCCGAGCGTAACACTACCTTAAAAAATAATGCCATTTTTAAGAAATATGCCAAACCTCAACAGGAAGATTTCTTAAGTTCTTTAACCGATATCCAGCAAACGGGCTCTTATTTTAAAAATAGTGATTCGGTTTCTGGTGTAACTGATATTTCAGTGCCCATTGGTATCGAAGGCAATAATGGTATTATTGCCTGTTTAACCATTTCGATGTTAAATGCGCTAAATGTAGATCAGACGATTGCAAATGATGTCATCCTCGCCGAAGCTTACAAGTGTGTTAAAAAGATAGAGCAAAGGATTGGGGTTTAA